In Thermotomaculum hydrothermale, a single genomic region encodes these proteins:
- a CDS encoding DUF4340 domain-containing protein — protein sequence MSKRELIIIVVLIVVFGGLYFLRNRDKVSYKLPESPKIQKEKVDEIVIKSEKNTFDIVKKGDKWYLKNDGIPVKKGFVDNILDKCSSLKFTALVSTSGNYEIYDLDKKAISLTLLEKGKKILDLKVGKESPTYSQTYVLFSKDPNVYQIDGNLKNYVKKIKEDIIDTRVLNFEPEEVNKIAFNYGKEKFYFEKKKNKWYYGDGKEANSDKVKEVITSLSTLNAIKPFPEMKGKIKEKPEKTITITTDKDIVLKCYGLKDKDFLCESTQYPMPFTITDTLFNTVFKESKYFKKSVAKRKKEKKESKNKK from the coding sequence ATGAGCAAGAGGGAATTGATAATAATAGTTGTTTTAATAGTTGTTTTTGGCGGGCTTTACTTTTTGAGAAACAGGGATAAGGTATCTTACAAATTGCCGGAAAGCCCAAAGATACAAAAAGAAAAGGTTGACGAGATTGTAATTAAATCAGAGAAAAATACCTTTGACATTGTTAAAAAGGGGGATAAGTGGTATTTAAAAAATGATGGAATCCCTGTAAAAAAAGGCTTTGTTGACAATATTTTAGACAAATGTTCAAGCCTTAAATTTACTGCCCTTGTATCAACAAGCGGCAACTATGAAATTTATGACCTTGACAAAAAGGCAATAAGCTTAACCTTACTTGAAAAAGGCAAAAAAATCCTTGATTTAAAGGTGGGGAAAGAATCTCCAACCTATTCTCAAACCTATGTGCTTTTTAGCAAAGACCCCAATGTTTACCAGATAGACGGCAATCTTAAAAATTATGTGAAAAAGATAAAGGAAGACATAATTGACACAAGGGTTTTGAATTTTGAGCCTGAAGAAGTTAACAAAATTGCATTTAATTATGGAAAAGAGAAGTTTTACTTTGAGAAGAAAAAAAATAAGTGGTATTACGGTGATGGAAAAGAGGCAAACAGCGATAAGGTAAAAGAGGTTATAACAAGCCTTTCAACATTGAATGCAATTAAGCCATTTCCAGAAATGAAGGGTAAAATCAAGGAAAAGCCTGAAAAAACTATAACAATAACCACTGACAAAGATATTGTCTTAAAATGCTATGGTTTGAAGGATAAAGACTTTTTATGCGAATCAACTCAATACCCAATGCCATTTACAATAACTGATACTCTGTTTAACACAGTTTTCAAAGAAAGCAAATACTTTAAAAAATCAGTTGCTAAAAGGAAAAAAGAGAAAAAGGAGAGCAAAAATAAGAAATAA
- a CDS encoding Glu/Leu/Phe/Val family dehydrogenase, whose translation MSETLNPFKMAQAQLDEAARIMNLDEDIHAILREPRREFHVSIPVRMDDGKLKVFKGFRVQYNDARGPCKGGIRFHPGETIDTVRALAAWMTWKCAVVNIPLGGGKGGVICDPKEMSMKELEQLSRNYIQAIGRYIGPEIDVPAPDVYTNPQIMAWMADEYAKIRGYYAPGVITGKPVAIGGSLGRVDATSRGVLYTIREAAKKIGMELKGATVAIQGFGNVGSYAAKFLAEEGCKVVGIADIGGAFYNPEGFDIPKAMDYVLENGTLEGFNNVVNCEQLTPPEAILELDVDILVPAALEGQITEKNADKVKAKLLAEAANGPTTPEADKILRDKGVFVIPDFLCNAGGVTVSYFEQVQGNMNFFWSEEEVRERLEKIMKNAFWAVVETAEKYNVDNRMGAYIVSIARVAEAMKLRGWV comes from the coding sequence ATGTCTGAAACACTAAACCCTTTTAAAATGGCTCAGGCTCAGTTAGATGAGGCGGCGCGTATAATGAATTTAGATGAGGATATTCACGCAATTTTAAGGGAACCAAGAAGGGAATTCCATGTTTCAATCCCTGTGCGTATGGATGACGGGAAATTAAAAGTTTTCAAGGGTTTCAGGGTTCAATATAACGATGCAAGGGGACCATGCAAAGGTGGTATCAGGTTTCACCCTGGAGAAACAATTGACACAGTAAGGGCTTTAGCTGCATGGATGACCTGGAAGTGTGCAGTTGTAAACATTCCATTAGGCGGTGGTAAAGGCGGAGTTATTTGTGACCCAAAAGAGATGTCAATGAAAGAATTAGAACAGCTTTCAAGAAATTATATTCAGGCAATAGGAAGATACATAGGCCCTGAAATTGATGTACCGGCACCTGATGTTTATACAAACCCGCAGATTATGGCATGGATGGCTGATGAATACGCTAAAATTAGAGGATACTATGCTCCTGGCGTAATCACAGGTAAACCTGTTGCAATTGGTGGTTCATTAGGCAGGGTTGATGCAACCTCAAGGGGAGTGCTTTACACAATCAGAGAGGCTGCAAAGAAAATTGGAATGGAGTTGAAGGGTGCAACAGTTGCGATTCAGGGATTTGGTAATGTTGGTTCATATGCTGCAAAATTCCTTGCTGAAGAAGGCTGCAAAGTGGTTGGAATAGCAGACATTGGCGGTGCTTTCTACAATCCCGAGGGATTTGACATTCCTAAAGCAATGGACTATGTTCTTGAAAACGGAACACTTGAAGGCTTCAACAATGTTGTTAATTGCGAGCAGTTAACACCTCCTGAAGCAATTCTTGAACTTGATGTAGATATACTTGTTCCTGCCGCTTTAGAAGGCCAGATTACAGAGAAAAACGCAGACAAAGTTAAGGCAAAACTTCTTGCAGAAGCAGCAAACGGGCCAACAACTCCAGAAGCAGACAAGATTTTGAGAGACAAAGGGGTATTCGTAATCCCTGACTTCCTCTGCAATGCAGGTGGAGTTACTGTTTCATACTTTGAACAGGTACAGGGCAACATGAACTTTTTCTGGAGTGAGGAAGAGGTAAGAGAAAGACTTGAAAAGATTATGAAAAATGCATTCTGGGCTGTTGTTGAAACTGCTGAAAAGTACAATGTTGACAACAGAATGGGTGCATACATTGTTTCAATAGCAAGAGTTGCCGAAGCAATGAAACTCAGAGGCTGGGTATAA
- the cas6 gene encoding CRISPR-associated endoribonuclease Cas6 — translation MRLKLCFQSEKKIILGKGYLSQLQGLIYNLLDKASANWLHQEGFKHKNRFFKLFVYSEIMEKGELKGNNFIFPPKISFYLASPIDWILEQIVKNSVFTDEFQLGNNTLQLCELQTIKSKNIDGEKLKVRVRTLSPVEVHSTFISPEGNKKTIYYPPIDNEFSKYINLNLRKKWEILNEKECPYNISIKPVNFSKCKVRRINVKGTSITGWKGHFFLEGDTPLINLAFDTGLGTRNSLGFGFIEEVRNDRSNS, via the coding sequence ATGAGATTAAAACTTTGCTTTCAATCAGAAAAAAAGATAATTTTAGGTAAGGGTTATCTCTCTCAATTACAGGGTTTAATTTACAATTTGCTTGATAAGGCAAGTGCAAACTGGCTTCACCAGGAGGGATTCAAGCATAAAAATCGCTTTTTCAAACTCTTTGTTTACTCGGAAATAATGGAAAAAGGAGAGTTGAAAGGAAATAACTTTATCTTTCCCCCAAAAATAAGCTTTTACCTTGCATCCCCTATTGATTGGATACTTGAGCAAATTGTAAAAAACTCAGTATTTACTGATGAATTTCAATTAGGCAATAACACTTTACAGCTATGTGAACTTCAAACAATAAAAAGTAAAAACATAGATGGAGAAAAGCTGAAGGTAAGGGTTAGAACCCTATCCCCGGTTGAGGTGCACTCAACATTTATTAGCCCTGAAGGAAACAAAAAAACAATTTACTATCCCCCGATAGACAATGAGTTTTCAAAATACATTAATTTAAATTTAAGAAAAAAATGGGAAATATTAAACGAAAAAGAATGCCCATACAATATTTCAATCAAACCTGTAAATTTTTCAAAATGCAAAGTAAGAAGAATAAATGTTAAAGGCACATCAATAACTGGCTGGAAGGGCCATTTCTTTCTTGAAGGGGATACCCCGTTAATCAACCTTGCCTTTGACACTGGCCTTGGCACAAGAAACAGCCTCGGCTTCGGCTTTATTGAGGAGGTGAGAAATGATAGAAGCAATTCATAA
- a CDS encoding TM1802 family CRISPR-associated protein: MIEAIHKIGLIQEKKDFLEEFIEEIGNNYKNVFKIVINISDEKLLIKFQRCFRVLVI, translated from the coding sequence ATGATAGAAGCAATTCATAAAATTGGTCTAATTCAAGAAAAAAAAGATTTTTTAGAAGAATTTATTGAAGAAATTGGAAATAATTACAAAAATGTATTTAAAATTGTCATAAATATCTCCGATGAAAAATTATTGATTAAATTTCAAAGATGTTTTAGAGTATTAGTAATATAA
- a CDS encoding TIGR02556 family CRISPR-associated protein translates to MIKGILEIGNLNKNKQVSEVATDIPKRKENIIYKIGKINFNLNKDIIEIDLIESYGPGKEEVYKFVQLKLSGRQNQFFATFKDLKRFVGESGKKYSIWLSIENELDDLYQKINEKPMKEEIENFLITLKKIKENFYEDYLLDFSKIEGFKGQNSSDFKKFIKNKLGKNEDVIFWTILINEEKLVDKTFYNELLKKKIIDDKKKIGHITCSFCNKKADEYFDDFARLPIKFFINDKVGFSQNLSNRWEGNFVLCKDCYLSLFSGEKFILNNFNQRVGAVSFLIIPEFIAKIPFNQEKVREWSELTNNVYNPFYFFEKEKLKDLLERYKKHKYLTYFLLNYVFYQQNNQQFKIFTVVKDIPRNRLDEIREKFIEYKENIFTKFPNLYSFRLNSMAEIYWIIPLRFSKVDNKIIDTPKITNLFASILEGRKINSSFLVHEFWIGLKAKYYKNKSYHNVKNSENTEKEMNEYILKTHQLIFLLRKLNLLNGGTKMHIEEINEEFEKYIQEAGFNERQISLFLLGTLIGDIGTKQAKYGSKPILNKINFQGMSLEKLQILFNEVYQKLQQEKLLYPDVEIIYEKAKELFDKHLKDWGLKPYENVYYILSGFSFKTKLNIEKAKEKKGGYLK, encoded by the coding sequence ATGATTAAGGGAATTTTAGAAATAGGAAATTTAAATAAAAATAAACAAGTTTCAGAAGTTGCCACGGATATTCCAAAGAGAAAGGAAAATATTATCTATAAAATTGGGAAAATTAATTTTAATTTGAATAAAGACATAATTGAAATTGATTTAATTGAAAGCTATGGACCTGGAAAAGAAGAGGTTTACAAATTTGTTCAACTCAAATTAAGTGGAAGACAAAATCAATTTTTTGCAACATTTAAGGATTTAAAAAGATTTGTTGGAGAGTCTGGGAAAAAATATTCTATATGGCTTTCAATAGAAAATGAACTTGATGATTTATATCAAAAAATAAATGAAAAACCTATGAAAGAAGAAATAGAAAATTTTTTGATTACTTTGAAAAAAATAAAAGAAAATTTTTATGAAGATTATTTGCTTGATTTTTCTAAAATTGAAGGTTTTAAAGGTCAAAATTCATCTGATTTTAAAAAATTTATTAAAAATAAACTTGGGAAAAATGAAGATGTTATTTTCTGGACAATTTTAATTAATGAAGAGAAATTAGTTGATAAAACTTTTTATAACGAGCTTTTAAAGAAAAAAATTATAGATGATAAAAAGAAAATAGGACATATAACCTGTTCTTTTTGCAATAAAAAGGCAGATGAATATTTTGACGATTTTGCGAGACTTCCTATTAAATTTTTTATAAATGATAAAGTTGGTTTTTCACAAAATTTGTCGAACAGATGGGAAGGGAATTTTGTTCTTTGCAAAGATTGTTATTTGTCTCTTTTTTCAGGAGAAAAATTTATTTTAAATAATTTTAATCAAAGAGTTGGAGCAGTTTCATTTTTAATAATCCCAGAATTTATAGCAAAAATCCCTTTTAATCAGGAAAAAGTCAGGGAATGGTCAGAACTAACAAATAATGTTTATAATCCATTTTATTTTTTTGAAAAAGAAAAATTAAAAGATTTATTAGAAAGATATAAAAAACATAAATATTTAACTTATTTTTTACTTAATTATGTTTTTTATCAGCAAAATAACCAGCAGTTTAAAATATTTACCGTTGTAAAGGACATTCCAAGAAATAGATTGGATGAAATTAGAGAAAAATTTATAGAATATAAAGAAAACATATTTACGAAGTTTCCAAATCTTTACTCTTTTAGGTTAAACTCAATGGCAGAAATATATTGGATTATTCCATTGAGATTTTCTAAGGTTGATAATAAGATTATTGATACTCCCAAAATAACAAATCTATTTGCTTCTATTTTAGAAGGAAGAAAAATAAATTCTTCTTTTTTAGTTCATGAATTTTGGATTGGTTTAAAAGCAAAATACTATAAAAATAAAAGCTATCATAATGTAAAAAATTCAGAAAACACAGAAAAAGAAATGAATGAATATATTCTAAAAACTCATCAGCTTATTTTTTTACTAAGGAAATTAAATCTTTTAAATGGAGGTACAAAAATGCATATTGAAGAAATAAATGAGGAATTTGAAAAATATATTCAAGAAGCAGGCTTTAATGAAAGGCAAATATCTCTTTTTTTGTTGGGGACATTAATCGGGGATATAGGAACAAAACAAGCAAAATATGGAAGTAAACCAATTTTAAATAAAATAAACTTTCAGGGAATGTCTTTAGAGAAACTTCAAATTTTGTTTAATGAGGTATATCAAAAACTTCAGCAAGAAAAACTTCTTTATCCCGATGTAGAAATAATTTATGAAAAAGCCAAAGAACTTTTTGATAAACATTTAAAAGATTGGGGCCTGAAACCCTATGAAAATGTTTACTATATCCTTTCTGGATTTTCATTTAAAACAAAATTAAATATTGAAAAAGCTAAAGAAAAAAAAGGAGGATATCTAAAATGA
- the cas7b gene encoding type I-B CRISPR-associated protein Cas7/Csh2 — MNNEVLNSEILFIYDCKGCNPNGDPDNENKPRMDLLKEKVLVSDVRLKRYIRDFFQNIKEKPIFVSKVDDKTVDATDRFAYFIAELLLNDEKYKDKLKKLTKENKISRDELVNLIKGNDKENDKKNKKNHWDLIDIDDFLNYFIDVRLFGVTLPIKDAKRGSSITFTGPVQFNWGYTLNKTELIESPSITSHFAGRIKGEGEEGGAIGKDWKIYYGVISFYGRVSGNSAKRTNLTNEDIKLLDEAIWKSIITETNTRTKIGQHPLFYLRVEFNDKETYIGDLRRYIDIDKKEGLRDIVDFKLNIGKLVEKFKNFEIKKIVFKKSDDVSIEEIETLKKEFQNKIEEL; from the coding sequence ATGAACAATGAAGTTTTAAACAGTGAAATTTTATTTATTTATGATTGTAAAGGGTGTAATCCAAATGGTGATCCTGATAATGAAAACAAACCAAGAATGGATTTACTTAAAGAAAAAGTTTTAGTAAGCGATGTTAGGTTAAAAAGATATATAAGAGACTTTTTCCAAAACATTAAAGAAAAACCAATATTTGTTTCAAAGGTAGATGATAAAACTGTAGATGCTACTGATAGGTTTGCCTATTTTATTGCAGAATTGTTACTTAATGATGAAAAATATAAAGATAAACTTAAAAAACTAACAAAAGAAAATAAAATATCAAGAGATGAACTTGTAAATTTAATAAAAGGAAATGATAAAGAAAATGATAAAAAAAATAAAAAAAATCATTGGGATTTAATTGATATAGATGATTTTTTAAATTATTTTATAGATGTAAGATTATTTGGAGTTACTCTTCCCATAAAAGATGCAAAAAGAGGCTCATCAATAACTTTTACAGGTCCTGTTCAATTTAACTGGGGATATACGCTTAACAAAACAGAACTTATAGAATCTCCATCCATTACTTCTCACTTTGCAGGGAGAATAAAAGGTGAAGGGGAAGAAGGTGGGGCAATTGGAAAAGACTGGAAAATATACTATGGGGTTATTTCTTTTTACGGAAGAGTCAGTGGAAATAGTGCAAAAAGAACAAATCTAACTAATGAAGATATAAAATTATTAGATGAAGCTATCTGGAAATCAATAATAACTGAAACAAATACAAGAACAAAAATCGGGCAACATCCTTTGTTTTATTTAAGAGTAGAGTTTAACGACAAAGAAACATATATAGGAGATTTAAGAAGATATATCGATATAGACAAAAAAGAAGGGTTAAGAGATATTGTGGATTTTAAATTAAATATTGGAAAACTTGTAGAAAAGTTTAAAAATTTTGAAATCAAAAAAATTGTTTTTAAGAAAAGCGATGATGTCAGCATAGAAGAAATAGAAACTCTTAAAAAAGAGTTCCAAAACAAAATTGAGGAATTGTAA
- the cas5b gene encoding type I-B CRISPR-associated protein Cas5b: MEQKRALVFDITGELAHFRAYYTNSSSISYGFPPRTVIVGIIASILGFERDSYYEKLSPENCNVSVSILNPIKKYIQSINYVRTKPDEDNFKSFNNAVQSYLEGKINTYPVSIEFVLPEDDLIKYRIYFTSKNEIYKKLKTKLEENKTYYPIYLGITELLADVDYIGEFHIEKPIENKGIKSVIPEKIFPDIEFKENLSLIVEKMPFNFEIENGFRKISAVKKFIYEKNAKEIPIKNLNEAISINGENIIWIE; this comes from the coding sequence ATGGAGCAAAAAAGAGCTCTTGTATTTGATATAACAGGTGAGCTTGCACATTTCAGGGCATATTATACAAACTCTTCATCAATAAGTTATGGATTTCCACCAAGAACTGTAATTGTTGGAATTATTGCTTCTATTTTAGGTTTTGAAAGGGATAGCTACTATGAAAAGTTGTCTCCAGAAAATTGCAATGTTTCAGTTTCCATTCTAAATCCTATTAAGAAATATATTCAATCAATAAATTATGTAAGGACAAAACCAGATGAGGATAATTTTAAATCGTTTAATAATGCTGTTCAATCATATCTTGAAGGAAAAATAAATACTTATCCTGTTTCAATTGAATTTGTACTCCCAGAAGATGATTTGATAAAATACAGAATATATTTTACAAGCAAAAATGAAATATATAAGAAGTTAAAAACCAAATTAGAAGAAAATAAAACTTATTATCCAATTTATCTTGGAATTACAGAGCTTCTTGCAGATGTTGATTATATAGGAGAATTTCATATCGAAAAACCAATTGAAAACAAGGGAATAAAATCAGTAATACCAGAAAAGATTTTCCCAGATATTGAGTTTAAAGAAAACCTGTCATTGATAGTTGAAAAAATGCCATTTAATTTTGAAATTGAAAACGGATTTAGAAAAATATCTGCCGTCAAAAAATTTATTTATGAAAAAAATGCAAAAGAAATTCCAATCAAAAACCTAAATGAAGCTATATCTATAAATGGAGAGAATATTATATGGATAGAATAG
- the cas3 gene encoding CRISPR-associated helicase Cas3' has translation MDRIVFYSHRDPLVKLKDHLRDVSARAKKIYKSQKDFVKLQINQKIIENVCVAHDFGKYTTFFQNYIIKKIRDKKNRHFHGFISALFGAWLCKNKDYIPLIAYFVIKHHHGDLRNFEDDLNEGKNVENFQIFKEQIKDIRKNQKIIEKEYGFSIEEFLNEYENVFKTLQDLSFKLFECENQETRIEVYFTILYLYSLLIDSDKKSAAKVDEFKRKSIPKDILERYRKIKNWDNPEKRIDKLRNKLYYEIKRKIENLKEIPNISTITAPTGLGKTFLNLEVALNYRDKLKQKPRIIYSLPFVSIIDQTYKFYDEILTRTLRKEYLNNQNVYLLQHHHLADTKYKGEREEKPVSESLLLTESWDSEIILTTFVQFLHSVIAFKNSFLKKFHNIAGSIIILDEVQAVDIGYWKAIGIVLKKLSELLGCKIIFSTATKPLIIDEYIEMVENQDEYFKSPVLKRTKLIPKIEETKTIDEFTDYFLKNLDNTINSYLVVFNTIKSSIEFFEKIKNLNKKNYIICYLSTNIIPLQRKVRIKKISNMLKRNEKLIVVSTQVIEAGVDLDFQKVYRDMAPLDSIIQVAGRCNRNNKIELGDVEIHRLYDLNMNREFSKMIYGSTTLSLSGKILRNEYTEDNYINLINKYFSGIQKNESFEKSDRVLKGIEKLKFYGENNCIANDFKVIEELPIYQDLFIEINNTAKRIYEKFEKEIIEEKDFIKRLENYHKLKVKFKKYIISVPKDFLKYAINIEIFPKIPLENLEDYYDKDGYGFKRTKEEDVLIW, from the coding sequence ATGGATAGAATAGTGTTTTATTCACATAGAGATCCACTTGTTAAACTGAAAGATCATTTAAGAGATGTTTCCGCGAGAGCGAAAAAGATATACAAAAGTCAAAAAGATTTTGTAAAGCTTCAGATAAATCAAAAAATTATCGAAAATGTGTGCGTAGCTCACGATTTTGGGAAATATACAACTTTTTTTCAAAACTATATTATAAAAAAAATTCGAGATAAAAAAAATAGACATTTTCACGGATTTATATCTGCTCTTTTTGGTGCTTGGCTTTGTAAAAATAAAGATTATATACCATTAATAGCCTACTTTGTAATAAAACATCACCACGGAGATTTAAGGAATTTTGAAGATGATTTAAATGAAGGAAAAAATGTTGAAAATTTTCAAATTTTTAAAGAGCAGATAAAGGATATAAGAAAGAATCAAAAAATTATAGAAAAAGAGTATGGTTTTAGTATTGAAGAATTTTTAAATGAATATGAAAATGTTTTTAAAACATTACAAGATTTAAGCTTTAAACTTTTTGAGTGTGAAAATCAAGAAACAAGGATAGAAGTTTATTTTACTATTTTATATCTTTATTCTCTTCTTATAGATAGTGATAAAAAATCTGCTGCAAAAGTTGATGAATTTAAAAGAAAAAGTATTCCAAAAGATATTTTAGAAAGATACAGAAAGATAAAAAATTGGGACAATCCAGAAAAAAGAATTGATAAACTGAGAAATAAGCTTTATTATGAAATAAAGAGAAAAATAGAAAACCTTAAAGAGATTCCAAATATCTCAACAATAACCGCCCCTACTGGTCTTGGAAAAACATTTTTAAATTTAGAGGTAGCGTTAAATTATAGAGATAAATTAAAACAAAAACCAAGAATCATTTATAGTCTGCCATTTGTCTCTATTATAGACCAGACATATAAATTTTACGACGAAATATTAACAAGAACTTTGAGAAAAGAATATTTAAATAATCAGAATGTTTATTTATTACAACATCACCATTTAGCAGATACAAAATATAAAGGCGAAAGAGAAGAAAAGCCAGTAAGCGAATCGCTGCTTTTAACTGAAAGCTGGGATAGTGAGATTATATTAACAACATTTGTTCAATTTTTGCATTCTGTAATTGCGTTTAAAAATTCTTTTTTAAAAAAATTTCATAATATTGCAGGTTCAATAATTATTTTAGATGAAGTTCAGGCTGTTGATATTGGATATTGGAAGGCAATAGGAATAGTCTTAAAAAAGTTATCAGAGCTTTTAGGCTGTAAAATAATTTTTTCGACAGCTACAAAACCTTTAATTATAGATGAGTATATAGAAATGGTGGAAAATCAAGATGAATATTTTAAATCACCAGTATTAAAAAGAACTAAATTAATTCCAAAAATAGAAGAAACTAAAACAATAGATGAATTTACAGATTACTTTTTAAAAAATTTGGATAATACCATTAATTCATATCTTGTTGTTTTTAACACAATAAAATCATCAATTGAATTTTTTGAAAAAATTAAAAATTTAAACAAAAAAAATTATATAATTTGTTACCTTTCCACAAACATAATCCCTTTACAAAGAAAAGTAAGAATAAAAAAAATTTCTAATATGCTAAAACGAAATGAAAAATTAATTGTTGTTTCAACACAGGTTATAGAAGCAGGAGTTGATCTTGATTTTCAAAAAGTTTATAGAGATATGGCCCCTTTAGATTCCATAATTCAAGTAGCTGGAAGATGTAATAGGAATAATAAAATAGAGCTTGGAGATGTGGAAATACATAGACTTTATGATCTAAATATGAATAGGGAATTTTCAAAAATGATATATGGAAGCACAACTTTAAGTTTGAGTGGTAAAATTTTGCGAAATGAATATACAGAAGATAATTATATAAATTTAATAAATAAATATTTCTCAGGAATACAAAAAAATGAAAGTTTTGAAAAATCTGACAGAGTTTTAAAGGGTATTGAAAAGTTAAAATTTTATGGAGAAAATAACTGCATAGCAAATGATTTTAAAGTTATAGAAGAACTTCCAATATATCAGGATTTGTTTATTGAAATTAACAACACTGCCAAAAGAATATATGAAAAATTTGAAAAAGAAATCATAGAAGAAAAAGACTTTATTAAACGACTTGAAAATTACCATAAATTAAAAGTAAAATTTAAGAAGTATATAATTTCTGTCCCTAAGGATTTTTTAAAATATGCAATTAATATTGAAATTTTTCCAAAAATTCCACTTGAAAATTTAGAAGATTATTATGATAAGGATGGATATGGATTTAAAAGAACTAAAGAAGAAGATGTGTTAATATGGTAA
- the cas4 gene encoding CRISPR-associated protein Cas4: MSRQLTADQSNEFLEIGRLIDESTFSKEKKKIFIPDLNAMIDLILKEDGILFVAEIKKSVKTLNSGILQLKYYLYLLEKKKVKANGVIKIPREKKSVIVELNNDDRKFIEEQLVKLNEIIKSEKPPKAKKIKFCSKCAHFDFCWS; this comes from the coding sequence ATGAGCAGGCAATTAACAGCAGATCAGTCAAATGAATTTCTTGAAATAGGAAGATTGATTGATGAATCAACTTTTTCAAAGGAGAAGAAAAAAATTTTTATTCCAGACTTAAATGCAATGATTGATTTAATCTTAAAAGAGGATGGCATTTTATTTGTTGCTGAGATAAAAAAATCAGTTAAAACACTAAATTCAGGCATACTGCAATTGAAATACTATTTATATTTATTAGAAAAGAAAAAAGTTAAGGCCAATGGTGTAATAAAAATTCCAAGAGAAAAAAAGAGTGTAATTGTTGAGTTAAATAATGATGATAGGAAATTTATTGAAGAACAATTGGTTAAATTAAATGAAATAATTAAATCAGAAAAGCCGCCTAAGGCAAAGAAAATAAAATTTTGTTCTAAATGTGCACATTTTGATTTTTGCTGGAGTTAG
- the cas1b gene encoding type I-B CRISPR-associated endonuclease Cas1b: MKETIYIFSDGRLKRKDNTLFFEKSDGQKKFIPIENIKEIFAFGEVDLNAKVLNLLSQKNIILHYFNYYDFYSGSFYPREHYNSGYMILNQASHYLDKEKRLNLAKKFILGAALNSLIVLKYYNRRGKKLNNQIKEIERLMEEVEKQNDINSAMAFEGQIKSTYYSCFNEIIENRDFIFGERTRRPPKNNINALISFSNSIVYTKVLSEIYQTHLDPRIGFLHASNFRRFSLNLDVAEIFKPIIGDRTIFACLNKKIITKKDFESALNGVVLNENGRKKFLTQFEEKEKQTIYYSKMKKKVSYRRLIRLELYKIEKHLMGEEEYIPFIMEW, translated from the coding sequence ATGAAGGAGACGATATACATATTTTCAGACGGAAGGTTGAAGAGGAAAGACAATACACTATTCTTTGAAAAAAGCGATGGGCAGAAAAAATTTATTCCAATAGAAAATATCAAAGAAATATTTGCCTTTGGTGAGGTTGATTTAAATGCAAAAGTTTTAAATTTATTGTCACAGAAAAACATTATCCTGCACTATTTCAATTACTACGATTTTTATTCAGGTTCATTTTATCCAAGGGAGCACTACAACTCAGGTTATATGATTCTAAATCAGGCAAGCCACTATTTAGATAAAGAAAAAAGGCTTAATCTTGCTAAAAAATTTATTTTAGGAGCAGCCTTAAACTCTCTAATAGTCCTGAAATACTACAACAGAAGAGGGAAAAAGTTAAACAATCAAATTAAAGAGATTGAAAGGTTAATGGAAGAGGTTGAAAAGCAAAATGATATTAACTCTGCAATGGCCTTTGAGGGACAAATTAAAAGCACATACTACTCTTGTTTCAATGAAATAATTGAAAACAGAGACTTTATTTTTGGGGAGAGAACCAGAAGACCGCCTAAAAACAACATAAATGCCTTAATTAGTTTTTCAAACTCAATAGTTTACACAAAAGTTTTAAGCGAAATATACCAGACCCACCTTGACCCAAGAATTGGTTTTCTTCACGCAAGCAACTTCAGAAGGTTTAGTCTTAATTTAGATGTGGCGGAAATATTTAAACCAATAATCGGAGATAGAACAATATTTGCCTGTTTAAACAAAAAAATCATAACAAAAAAAGACTTTGAAAGTGCCTTAAACGGTGTGGTGCTAAACGAAAATGGAAGAAAAAAATTTTTAACTCAATTTGAAGAAAAGGAGAAGCAGACAATATATTACAGCAAAATGAAAAAAAAGGTTAGTTACAGAAGGTTAATCAGGCTTGAGTTATACAAAATTGAAAAACATCTAATGGGGGAAGAGGAATACATCCCCTTTATTATGGAGTGGTAA